In Bordetella genomosp. 11, the sequence GCAGGAAGTGCCATTGAAGGCTGAGGGTGGGCGGCAGCTGCTTGGTGGTGCCGATCTTGCCCAGGCCGTTGCTGCCCCGGATGTCGTGCTGGAACGGCCAGGCGCCCAGCAATTCGATGCCGACATGGCGGGTCGCCATGTAGGTCAGGGTGAAACTGGGGCGCACGCTGTTGCCGACGTCCAGGTCGACGCTGCCATCCAGTACGCTGCCGTTTCCCGATTTGGGACGCACCTGCGTCGCGCCGACCTTGAACAGCACATCGCCGGCTTCGTGCGCGTGCGCGGGCAGGGCGCAGGCGGCGAGCAGGACGGCAAGGACGGCGGCGCGCGGGGGCGCGATGAGGGCGGGCATGTTGATTCTCCATGTCATCGGTAGGGGAATCGACAGGGTCGCTCATGGAGGGCGTAGTGCATTTGACGCCGGTCAAGCGGCGGATGAGCAGGCGCTATCCGTGCGATGGGCAGCCGCAAGCCGCGCGGACCGCGCCGCGGACGCCGCAAAGAAAAAGCCCGCGCGGGCGGCGCGGGCTTTGGGGGGCGGAGAGGATCAGCGCGGCAGCTCGCTGTCGCCCATCAGGAAGGCATCGACGGCGCGCGCGCACTGGCGGCCTTCGCGGATGGCCCATACCACCAGGGATTGGCCCCGGCGCATGTCGCCGGCGGCGAACACCTTTTCCACGCTGGTACGGTAGTCGTCGGTATTGGCGCGTACATTGCCGCGCGTATCGCGATCCACGTTGAACGCATCCAGCACCTGCTGGCGCGGGGAAACGAAGCCCATGGCCAGCAGCACCAGATCGGCCTTGATCTCGAATTCCGATCCGTCCACTTCGCGCATTTTCATCTGCCCGGTGGCTTCGTCCTTGACCCACTCCACGCGGGCGCCGATGAGCTTGCGCACCACGCCCTTTTCCCCCACCAGGGATTTGGTCGTGACCGCCCAGTCGCGTTCGCAGCCTTCCTCGTGCGAGGACGAGGTACGCAGCTTGGCCGGCCAGTACGGCCAGGTCAGCGACTTGTTCTCCGATTCCGGCGGTTGCGGCATCAGTTCGAATTGCGTTACCGAGGCGGCGCCGTGCCGGTTGCTGGTGCCCACGCAGTCCGAACCCGTATCGCCGCCGCCGATGACCACCACATGCTTGCCCTTGGCCAGCGTCTGGTTGCTCAGGCGGTCGCCCGCCACGGCCTTGTTCTGCTGGCGCAGGAAATCCATGGCGAAGTACACGCCTTGCAGTTCGCGCCCCGGCACCGGCAGGTCGCGCGGGGCTTCCGCGCCGCCCGCCATGACGACCGCGTCGAATTCCTCGCGCAGCGATTCGGGCGTGCGGGCGGTCAGGCCGTCCGCGGCCGGGTCGCCGGCGTTGCCGATGTAGGTGGACGGGCAGAACTCCACCCCTTCCGCTTCCATCTGGGCGATGCGGCGATCGATCTGCGATTTTTCCAGCTTGAAGTCCGGGATGCCATAGCGCAGCAGGCCGCCGATGCGGTCGCTTTTCTCGAACACGGTCACGGCATGGCCGGCGCGGGCGAGCTGCTGGGCGCAGGCCAGGCCCGCGGGGCCGGAGCCGACCACGGCGACCTTCTTGCCCGTCTTGCGCGACGGCGGCTGCGGCACCACCCAGCCTTCTTCCCAGCCCTTGTCGATGATGGCGTGCTCGATGGACTTGATGCCCACGGCGTCGTTGTTGATGTTCAAGGTACAGGCTGCCTCGCAGGGCGCGGGGCAGATGCGGCCGGTGAATTCCGGGAAGTTATTGGTGGAGTGCAGCACGTCCAGCGCCTTGCGCCATTCCTGCCGGTACACCAGGTCGTTCCAGTCCGGGATGATGTTGTTGACCGGGCAGCCGTTATTGCAGAACGGGATGCCGCAGTCCATGCAGCGCGCGGCCTGCACCTTGGACGCGTTGTCGTCCAGGCGCAGCACGAATTCGCGCCAGGTCTTCAGGCGCGCCGCCGGCGGCTCATAGGCCTCCTGCAGGCGCTGGTATTCGAGAAATCCGGTGATTTTGCCCATGGTCTTTCCTCAAGCGGCCATTTTTTGCGGGTTGGCCGCACGCCACATTTCGGCCAGTGCGCGGCGGTAATCGGTCGGCATGACCTTGACGAACTTGCCGCGCGAGGCTTCCCAGTTGCCCAGGATGTCGCGCGCCTGGAAGCTGCCCGTATAGCGGAAGTGGTCTTCGATCAGGCGCCGCAGGATGCTTTCGTCGGTCTCGCGTTCGCCGCCGCGCTTGGCGCTGTGCCAGGTGTCGATGTTGTCCATGTTCTGCTGTTCGGCGTGCGGCAGCACGGTTTCCAGCTCGACCATGGACAGGTTGCAGCGGTCGCGGAAGCTGCCGTCCGGATCCCACACGTATGCCACGCCGCCGGACATGCCGGCCGCGAAGTTGCGTCCCGTGGCGCCCAGCACCACGACGGTGCCGCCCGTCATGTATTCGCAGCCGTGGTCGCCGGTGCCTTCCACCACCGCCGCGGCGCCGGAATTGCGCACCGCGAAGCGTTCTCCGGCCACGCCGTTGAAGTAGGCCTCGCCCGCCAGCGCGCCGTACATCACGGTGTTGCCGGCGATGATGTGGTCCGGGCCGAAGCCGCGGAAGTCGTTGGGCGAACGCACGATGATGCGGCCGCCGGACAGGCCCTTGCCGACGTAATCGTTGGCTTCGCCCACCAGGTCCAGCGTGATGCCGTGGGCCAGGAAGGCGCCGAAGCTCTGGCCCGCCGTGCCGTTGCACTGGATGTGGATCGTATCGTCCGGCAAGCCCTCATGGCCGTAGCGCGACGCCACCGCCCCGGACAGCATGGCGCCGATGGTGCGGTTGCGGTTGCGCACCGGCACGATGAAGGAGACTTTCTCGCCGCGCTCCAGTGCCGGCTTGCTGCGTTCGATCAACTGGTGGTCCAGCGCCGCGGCCAGGCCGTGGTCCTGGTTTTCGGTCTGGCGCACCGGGCCATCGGACGGCGCCTGGTAGAACACGCGGTTGAAGTCCAGTCCGCGCGCCTTCCA encodes:
- a CDS encoding OmpW/AlkL family protein translates to MPALIAPPRAAVLAVLLAACALPAHAHEAGDVLFKVGATQVRPKSGNGSVLDGSVDLDVGNSVRPSFTLTYMATRHVGIELLGAWPFQHDIRGSNGLGKIGTTKQLPPTLSLQWHFLPDSTVQPYVGVGVNYTHFFDTKSEGAISGSDLKLQDSWGVAAQLGVDVKLSERWFMNADIRYIDISSKVKLDGQRIGTARIDPWVATVGVGYRF
- a CDS encoding glutamate synthase subunit beta, yielding MGKITGFLEYQRLQEAYEPPAARLKTWREFVLRLDDNASKVQAARCMDCGIPFCNNGCPVNNIIPDWNDLVYRQEWRKALDVLHSTNNFPEFTGRICPAPCEAACTLNINNDAVGIKSIEHAIIDKGWEEGWVVPQPPSRKTGKKVAVVGSGPAGLACAQQLARAGHAVTVFEKSDRIGGLLRYGIPDFKLEKSQIDRRIAQMEAEGVEFCPSTYIGNAGDPAADGLTARTPESLREEFDAVVMAGGAEAPRDLPVPGRELQGVYFAMDFLRQQNKAVAGDRLSNQTLAKGKHVVVIGGGDTGSDCVGTSNRHGAASVTQFELMPQPPESENKSLTWPYWPAKLRTSSSHEEGCERDWAVTTKSLVGEKGVVRKLIGARVEWVKDEATGQMKMREVDGSEFEIKADLVLLAMGFVSPRQQVLDAFNVDRDTRGNVRANTDDYRTSVEKVFAAGDMRRGQSLVVWAIREGRQCARAVDAFLMGDSELPR